Proteins encoded together in one Micromonospora auratinigra window:
- a CDS encoding IS5 family transposase, whose amino-acid sequence MGRRYELSDVEWEALSRYLPSAVTGGRPRVDDRRMLNGIVWKIRAGAAWRDVPARYGSWQSIYTRFRRWALDGTFERMLAGVQADADAAGDIDWLVSVDSTIVRAHQHAAGAKGGEPMRPWFKTDLFVRHA is encoded by the coding sequence GTGGGTCGTCGCTACGAGTTGTCTGACGTCGAGTGGGAAGCGCTGTCGAGGTATCTGCCGTCGGCGGTGACGGGTGGTCGGCCTCGGGTCGATGACCGGCGGATGCTCAACGGGATCGTGTGGAAGATCCGGGCCGGTGCGGCGTGGCGTGATGTGCCGGCCCGGTACGGGTCCTGGCAGTCGATCTACACCCGTTTCCGCAGGTGGGCCCTCGATGGCACGTTCGAGCGGATGCTCGCCGGGGTCCAGGCCGACGCGGATGCGGCAGGGGATATCGACTGGCTGGTATCGGTCGACTCGACCATCGTGCGGGCCCACCAGCACGCCGCCGGCGCTAAAGGGGGCGAGCCAATGCGGCCATGGTTCAAGACGGACCTGTTCGTGAGGCACGCCTAG
- a CDS encoding SDR family NAD(P)-dependent oxidoreductase, which produces MVLAGRSEHSLAPVVEKLRQQGCSAVGQQLDVTDPASVARAVADTVGQLGRLDVLVNNAGVAIDRGQRAASPDFEKVAATLNANLMGAWRCCSAAIPEMTKNGYGRIVNVSSHLASLKNMADTNVSYRVSKAALNALTRVLASELAGTGILVNTCSPGRMATRMAYGETSRGPTEGADTPIWLATLPDDGPSGGFFADRQLLEW; this is translated from the coding sequence GTGGTGCTGGCCGGAAGAAGCGAGCATTCCCTCGCGCCGGTTGTCGAGAAGCTGCGCCAACAGGGCTGCAGCGCTGTCGGTCAGCAGCTGGACGTCACCGACCCGGCCAGTGTCGCTCGCGCGGTCGCGGACACCGTAGGGCAGCTTGGCCGACTCGACGTCCTCGTCAACAACGCCGGCGTAGCGATCGACCGCGGCCAGCGAGCAGCAAGTCCGGACTTCGAGAAGGTGGCGGCGACCCTCAACGCGAACCTGATGGGAGCCTGGCGCTGCTGCTCCGCAGCCATCCCCGAGATGACCAAGAACGGCTACGGACGGATCGTCAACGTCAGCAGCCATCTGGCGTCCCTGAAGAACATGGCCGACACCAACGTCTCTTATCGAGTGTCCAAAGCCGCGCTGAACGCTCTGACTCGGGTGCTCGCGAGCGAACTCGCTGGTACCGGCATCCTCGTGAACACCTGTTCGCCTGGCCGGATGGCTACGAGGATGGCATACGGCGAAACATCGCGGGGCCCCACGGAGGGTGCGGACACGCCCATCTGGCTCGCCACCCTCCCCGACGATGGTCCGAGTGGCGGATTCTTCGCAGACCGGCAGCTGTTGGAGTGGTGA